A DNA window from Calliphora vicina chromosome 1, idCalVici1.1, whole genome shotgun sequence contains the following coding sequences:
- the LOC135953833 gene encoding uncharacterized protein LOC135953833, translated as MIGLGEEVVADPFYTVPQNSTTNVNQKLELHELQPLENSTKNVKQKNCQCPHCENMAKNFLYLESLIRSNHNASNNCNVCHSSLQYLEYVNKSIMKVFGNFDAVAQAAKAFGHNIKPKTKLAKLRSSHAKRLTASNQLSPKQIASHHVRKMPSNVLKAGRKVQGSFSKNAIGSSRKRNKKSKFKKIASKHSEVKPMSLTNVLKLKKEKKLKALRSKTKNLLHKLKSKK; from the coding sequence ATGATTGGCCTGGGCGAGGAAGTGGTTGCAGATCCTTTTTATACGGTACCACAAAATTCCACAACAAACGTCAATCAAAAATTGGAATTGCATGAACTACAACCCTTGGAAAATTCaacgaaaaatgtaaaacaaaaaaactgtcaaTGTCCCCATTGTGAAAATATGGCCAAGAATTTCCTTTATCTAGAGAGTCTTATACGCTCGAATCACAATGCCAGCAATAACTGCAATGTTTGTCACTCATCTCTGCAATATCTGGAGTATGTCAATAAGAGCATTATGAAAGTATTTGGTAACTTTGATGCTGTGGCACAAGCAGCCAAAGCATTTGGCCATAATATTAAACCCAAAACAAAACTGGCCAAATTACGCAGTAGCCATGCTAAAAGACTTACAGCGTCTAATCAGTTAAGTCCGAAACAGATTGCTTCACATCATGTTAGGAAAATGCCATCAAATGTTCTGAAGGCTGGGAGAAAGGTTCAAGGTAGTTTTAGCAAAAATGCAATTGGTAGTTCGAGGAAACGTAATAAgaaatcgaaatttaaaaagattGCCAGTAAGCATAGCGAGGTAAAACCGATGTCGTTGACTAATGTATTGAAGCTAAAGAAAGAGAAAAAGTTAAAGGCTTTAAGaagtaaaactaaaaatttattgcaCAAACTTAAATCAAAGAAATAG